The stretch of DNA CCTTCGACAGCGCACGACGGATGGCCACGGCCACCGACTCGGGCGAGAAACCCAGCAAGACCGCGTTCTCGGGCAGCCCGTCGCGCACCGCGGCCGCAATGGTTGCGGCGTCGCTGTCGGCGGAGAGTCCGTTCACGGCCGCGTTGATGCGTTCGAGTGCTTCGTCTGGTTCCAGAAAGAAGTCGCCGGCCAGCCGAAAGCCCGTGATTGTCGCGTCGACGACCTCGAGATCGACCACGACGAGCTTGCCGCCCGGAACCTTGTATTCACCATGCATACCGTCAGCCTATGCCTCGCCCGCGCCTGCGTACCGAGACGGGCGGCATCCGGCGGCATCCGCTCGGTGCAGAATTCGCTGACTCTGCCCGATGCGGTCGAGTTACGCCCGCGTGCCCGGTGAACTCGACCGCAACGGGGTAACTCGACGGATGCCGCGGCCGGCTGTTAGACGCTGGCCGCACCCGGGTCGCTCGACGCACCCGGGTCGCTCGACGCACCCGGGTCGCTCGACGAGCGCACGGGCAGGTGCTCGTCGAGCCAGCTCACGAGGTCGGCGGTGACCTCGGCGCGATTCGTTTCGTTATAGATCTCGTGCCGGGCCCCCGGGTAGACGATCAGTGTCAGATCGCGCAGCCCCGAGCGTTCGGAGTACGCCTTCGCCAGCCGGAGTGCACTGCGCTCACCGCCGACCGTGTCGTCGCCGCCGACCTGGATCAGAAGCGGCAGTTCCTCCGGGAGATCGCGCGCGGGCCGGCCGAAGAGACGCACACCGTCGCGCAGGCCGAAGAGCTTCGCCAGCGGCGTCAGCGTGGTGAGGGGGTCGGCGACGAAGGCCGCCGCCACGGCCGGATCACGACTGAGCCATTCGGCGCCAGTCATGCCGAGGTGTTTGTGTTTGCGGTTGAGGTCCCCG from Leifsonia psychrotolerans encodes:
- a CDS encoding alpha/beta fold hydrolase — its product is MPTFTDAHGIAITYYVWPVAEPRAVVQLTHGVGEHAQRYRELATALNAAGYSVYADDHRGHGQTGVTQHGGDLSKLGRLGPGGLRAAVAAVHQFSGIIRAENSGLPLVLFGHSWGSFMVQMIINEHAAEYDAVVLSGTAYRWPGYLDSGDLNRKHKHLGMTGAEWLSRDPAVAAAFVADPLTTLTPLAKLFGLRDGVRLFGRPARDLPEELPLLIQVGGDDTVGGERSALRLAKAYSERSGLRDLTLIVYPGARHEIYNETNRAEVTADLVSWLDEHLPVRSSSDPGASSDPGASSDPGAASV